A single region of the Oenococcus kitaharae DSM 17330 genome encodes:
- a CDS encoding lactate/malate family dehydrogenase, with the protein MRKIGIIGMGHVGSTLAHIITDRGLVDELVLLDINKLHLQAELLDFLDAQSFLPSHTKIIAGDYADLGDADIVVSTFGNVHLTAQSSDRFAELAFNLKQIKSMAAQLRAVHFHGVFLTITNPVDVITGVYQRELGLPKEQVFGSGTYLDTSRLKREIGQRFDLDPRSVTGFVVGEHGDSQFPAWSSIRILDRPILEIAQERGIEVKDLALATKKDAFQVVQGKGYTNIAVASAAASLIESVLTDSHYEVVVSRYNQKFGIYISLPAIIGRKGIVSEVYLPLNPEETAKLKQSAQSIIEETKLFQ; encoded by the coding sequence ATGCGCAAAATTGGAATCATTGGAATGGGGCACGTTGGATCGACGCTGGCTCACATTATCACTGACCGAGGACTTGTCGACGAGCTTGTCTTGTTGGACATTAACAAACTGCATTTGCAGGCAGAGCTGCTGGATTTTTTGGATGCGCAATCTTTTCTTCCGTCGCATACAAAGATTATCGCTGGCGATTATGCAGATCTTGGCGACGCCGATATCGTTGTCAGCACTTTCGGAAATGTCCATTTGACCGCTCAAAGCAGTGATCGTTTCGCCGAGCTGGCTTTTAATCTGAAACAAATCAAATCCATGGCTGCCCAACTTCGTGCAGTCCATTTTCACGGTGTTTTCTTAACCATTACAAATCCCGTCGATGTGATTACAGGCGTCTATCAAAGAGAACTCGGCCTGCCCAAAGAACAGGTATTTGGCAGCGGGACTTATCTGGATACATCGCGATTAAAGCGAGAAATCGGCCAGCGCTTTGATCTGGACCCGCGTTCAGTCACGGGCTTTGTCGTTGGCGAACATGGCGACTCTCAGTTTCCGGCCTGGTCATCAATTCGGATCTTGGATAGGCCTATTCTAGAAATTGCCCAAGAACGCGGTATCGAAGTTAAGGATTTAGCGCTGGCAACAAAAAAAGATGCTTTTCAAGTTGTTCAAGGCAAGGGCTATACAAATATTGCTGTTGCAAGCGCTGCTGCCAGTTTGATTGAGTCGGTGCTGACTGATAGCCATTATGAAGTGGTAGTGTCGCGTTACAATCAAAAATTCGGTATTTACATCTCTTTGCCGGCGATTATTGGCCGAAAAGGGATCGTCAGTGAGGTTTATCTGCCTTTAAATCCTGAAGAGACGGCCAAATTAAAGCAGAGTGCCCAGTCGATTATTGAAGAGACAAAACTGTTTCAATGA
- the tgt gene encoding tRNA guanosine(34) transglycosylase Tgt — MTKSPVSYELLHVDKHSGARRGIIHTPHGDWQTPMFMPVGTQATVKSMQPRELKEVGSQIILANTYHLWIRPGDELIKKAGGLHKFMDWDQAILTDSGGFQVFSLADTRSITEKGVTFKNNVDGSTMFLSPEVAMKIQNNLGPDIMMQLDEAVPYFETYDYIKESTERSARWALRALKAHKRPDEQALFGIVQGAGFKELRQNSAKDLASLDLPGYAIGGLSVGESKKEMNRVLDFTTPWLPEDKPRYLMGVAAPDSLFDSVARGIDMFDCVLPTRIARKGSLMTRFGRIVITNHKYKDDFSQLDPDLDDYASTHFTKAYLHHLFNTNELLGYNLASMHNLRYLLKLMADMRTAIENDQFLDFRAQVLEEYGYNKPNARLF; from the coding sequence ATGACTAAATCTCCCGTAAGCTATGAATTATTGCATGTCGACAAACATAGTGGTGCCCGTCGAGGCATTATCCATACGCCTCATGGTGATTGGCAGACGCCGATGTTTATGCCGGTGGGCACCCAGGCAACGGTCAAATCAATGCAGCCGCGTGAATTAAAGGAAGTCGGGTCGCAGATTATTTTGGCAAACACTTATCATCTTTGGATCCGGCCTGGGGATGAACTGATTAAAAAGGCTGGCGGCCTGCACAAATTCATGGATTGGGATCAGGCTATTTTGACCGATTCCGGTGGTTTTCAAGTATTCAGTTTGGCAGACACACGATCGATTACAGAAAAAGGCGTCACTTTTAAAAACAATGTCGATGGTTCGACAATGTTTCTTTCACCGGAAGTTGCCATGAAGATTCAAAACAATCTGGGCCCGGATATCATGATGCAGTTGGACGAAGCGGTTCCATATTTTGAAACCTATGATTACATCAAGGAATCGACCGAGCGGTCTGCACGTTGGGCATTAAGGGCTTTAAAAGCACATAAGCGCCCTGATGAACAGGCCTTGTTCGGAATTGTTCAAGGCGCTGGTTTTAAAGAACTGAGGCAAAATTCCGCCAAGGATCTCGCATCTTTGGATCTGCCCGGTTATGCGATTGGCGGTCTTTCGGTTGGTGAATCAAAAAAAGAAATGAACCGTGTTTTAGATTTTACAACGCCTTGGCTGCCAGAAGATAAGCCGCGATATCTGATGGGTGTGGCCGCACCGGATTCGTTATTTGACTCGGTAGCACGCGGTATTGATATGTTTGATTGTGTGCTGCCAACGCGAATTGCTCGTAAGGGCAGCCTCATGACACGCTTTGGCCGGATTGTGATCACAAATCATAAATATAAAGACGATTTTAGTCAATTGGATCCGGATTTAGATGATTATGCTTCCACACATTTCACAAAAGCCTATCTGCACCATCTCTTTAATACCAATGAATTACTGGGTTATAATTTGGCTTCAATGCACAATCTGCGTTATCTGTTAAAATTAATGGCAGATATGCGGACCGCAATCGAAAATGACCAATTTTTGGATTTTCGGGCTCAAGTGTTAGAGGAATACGGTTATAACAAGCCCAATGCACGCCTTTTCTAA
- the yajC gene encoding preprotein translocase subunit YajC, with translation MFENLIVLAARSGFSSWLPMILIYAVLIGGMFWWTSRRRKQMAQRQEEMHNGLVKGASVVTIGGLHGIVDSVDNDKKIVTLDVEGVFLPFDLRAIAKIGPVASSTDTKITADVKKPDEEDKDTDKEK, from the coding sequence ATGTTCGAAAATTTGATCGTCTTGGCGGCAAGGTCAGGATTTTCATCTTGGCTGCCAATGATTCTTATCTATGCCGTCTTGATAGGTGGCATGTTCTGGTGGACTTCTCGTCGCCGCAAGCAGATGGCTCAGCGCCAAGAAGAGATGCACAATGGTCTCGTTAAGGGCGCGTCAGTTGTCACGATCGGTGGTCTTCACGGTATTGTGGATTCGGTTGATAATGATAAAAAAATTGTCACACTGGATGTTGAAGGCGTTTTCCTACCCTTTGATCTTCGTGCGATTGCTAAAATTGGACCTGTCGCATCTTCGACTGATACAAAAATTACGGCTGATGTTAAAAAGCCTGATGAAGAAGATAAAGATACAGATAAAGAAAAGTAA
- a CDS encoding metal-dependent hydrolase, protein MKITYFGQNAFQIKSGQTTILIDPFLTGNKHTHVDPNSLNPDYILLTHTHGDHVGDAFDIARRTGALIITQTDFADYINNTLPEAKGCHAESVNFGGTYTGRDFTMKMYPAWHTDARLVKGLLVPLGTACGMALTIEDKLIYNTGDTALFSDLKLVARKRPVDLAMICIGGHFTMDADDAVVAAEFLQAKHVIPTHYNTFPAIQADPQKFIDNLPAGSGLLPAFDEEFVF, encoded by the coding sequence ATGAAAATTACTTATTTTGGACAGAATGCTTTTCAAATCAAAAGTGGGCAGACGACGATTCTGATTGACCCTTTTCTGACTGGTAATAAACACACACATGTGGATCCCAACAGTCTTAATCCAGATTATATTTTGTTGACTCACACGCATGGCGACCATGTTGGTGATGCTTTTGATATTGCACGTCGGACTGGCGCTTTGATCATCACTCAGACTGATTTCGCTGATTATATTAACAATACTCTGCCCGAAGCCAAAGGCTGTCACGCTGAGAGTGTTAATTTTGGCGGTACTTATACCGGCCGGGATTTTACAATGAAAATGTATCCGGCTTGGCATACCGATGCGCGCTTGGTCAAAGGCTTGCTAGTTCCTTTAGGGACGGCCTGCGGCATGGCACTGACGATTGAAGATAAATTGATTTATAACACAGGCGACACAGCCTTGTTTTCCGATTTGAAATTAGTCGCTAGAAAACGGCCTGTTGATCTGGCTATGATCTGCATTGGTGGTCATTTTACAATGGACGCTGATGATGCCGTCGTGGCAGCTGAATTTTTGCAGGCCAAACACGTCATTCCGACACATTACAATACTTTTCCGGCTATCCAGGCCGATCCGCAGAAGTTTATCGACAATTTGCCAGCAGGAAGCGGTCTATTGCCTGCATTTGATGAGGAATTTGTCTTCTAA
- a CDS encoding DHH family phosphoesterase: MDFQEQVLKQVEKYQTIIIHRHQRPDPDAVGSQLGLKAGLQAAFPEKNIYAVGKEITGLSWVGQMDKIADSVYENALVIVIDTANRDRIDDDRYKKADYLIKIDHHPNDEPFGDLMWVEPERSSSSEMVVYLLDGNAPLSLTEEAARFLYIGITGDTGRFMYASTPETFIAVSKLYHFHNDYSAINRQMSSISLVQARFSGKVYNDMKVEDQVGWITLSRAEIEAGHLGSEGSNFIVGMFGSIKEVLVWANFIENDDGTYRVRLRSKGPNVNEIAKLHNGGGHDMASGAKAKDLKEIDQIVSELKKAAADFKILA; the protein is encoded by the coding sequence ATGGACTTTCAAGAGCAAGTATTAAAACAAGTAGAAAAATATCAAACCATTATTATTCACCGCCATCAGCGGCCTGATCCTGATGCTGTTGGTTCTCAATTAGGTTTAAAAGCCGGGCTCCAAGCGGCTTTTCCTGAAAAAAATATTTATGCCGTCGGTAAAGAGATCACAGGTCTGAGCTGGGTCGGACAAATGGACAAAATTGCCGATTCAGTTTACGAAAACGCCCTCGTGATTGTGATTGATACAGCCAACCGTGATCGCATTGATGATGATCGTTATAAAAAAGCTGATTATCTGATCAAGATTGACCACCATCCCAACGATGAGCCTTTTGGCGATTTGATGTGGGTCGAGCCGGAACGTTCTTCAAGTTCAGAAATGGTGGTTTATTTGCTGGATGGCAATGCACCACTCTCACTGACAGAAGAGGCGGCACGTTTTCTCTACATTGGCATTACGGGTGATACTGGGCGCTTTATGTATGCTTCGACACCAGAGACTTTTATTGCTGTCAGCAAGTTGTATCACTTTCATAATGATTATTCAGCGATTAACCGGCAGATGTCTTCAATCAGTTTGGTACAGGCACGCTTCTCCGGTAAAGTTTATAACGACATGAAGGTAGAAGACCAGGTTGGATGGATCACTTTGTCGCGAGCCGAGATCGAAGCCGGGCATTTAGGCAGCGAAGGCAGTAATTTTATTGTTGGCATGTTTGGCTCGATTAAAGAAGTGCTTGTTTGGGCCAATTTCATTGAAAACGATGATGGCACTTACCGTGTTCGTCTACGCTCAAAGGGGCCGAACGTCAATGAAATTGCTAAACTGCACAATGGTGGCGGCCATGATATGGCTAGCGGTGCCAAAGCTAAAGACTTAAAAGAAATTGACCAGATTGTTTCCGAACTTAAAAAAGCTGCCGCTGATTTCAAAATTTTGGCTTGA
- a CDS encoding DEAD/DEAH box helicase, translating to MTNQFGQFNLKKEIVAAIDGISFIKPTKVQQRLIPSILAGRDVVGQSQTGSGKTHAFLLPIFNALDPALDEVQAVITSPSRELAEQLYEAFRAFQKALAKLDPRFDALRIVDYVGGSDRVKQTHQLEKKQPQVVIGTPGRLKDFLSQNLLLVNHNRFFVVDEADMALDMGFLGDVNTIASAMPADLQMLVFSATIPDKLTPFLRKYMKEPIIEEIPVSTVVSDTVENLLLATKSKDKNEVIYDLLTRGETYLTIVFANTKERVRELAKFLEAQGLKVAEIRGNIEPRERRRVMRRVKNQEFQYVVATDLAARGLDIQGVSEVINDDIPTDLEFFIHRVGRTGRNGMSGTAITLYGPDEESKVAELEKLGIHFQAKQLKNHELVDAKDRNRRHVRRLTPKKLDPEMIGLVKKKKAHVKPGYRHQIKGAIKFKQLKDKKVSQRTAARISRKERRSESR from the coding sequence ATGACAAATCAATTTGGACAATTCAATTTAAAAAAAGAAATCGTCGCGGCAATTGACGGTATTTCTTTTATAAAACCAACTAAGGTACAGCAGCGTTTAATTCCTTCTATTTTAGCTGGCCGTGATGTCGTTGGACAATCGCAGACAGGGTCGGGTAAGACACATGCTTTTTTGCTACCGATTTTTAATGCTTTGGATCCAGCGCTGGATGAAGTACAAGCTGTGATTACATCGCCTTCGCGTGAACTGGCTGAACAATTATATGAGGCATTTCGTGCTTTTCAAAAAGCTCTGGCAAAACTTGATCCGCGATTCGATGCTTTACGAATTGTGGATTACGTTGGCGGCAGCGACCGTGTCAAACAGACACATCAATTGGAAAAAAAGCAGCCGCAGGTTGTCATTGGCACACCGGGCCGTTTAAAAGATTTTTTGAGCCAGAATTTGCTTTTAGTGAATCATAATCGTTTTTTCGTTGTTGATGAAGCTGATATGGCTTTGGATATGGGCTTTTTGGGGGACGTTAATACAATCGCCAGTGCGATGCCAGCGGATTTGCAAATGCTGGTCTTTTCAGCGACAATCCCTGATAAGCTCACGCCTTTCTTAAGAAAGTACATGAAAGAACCGATAATCGAAGAGATTCCAGTTTCGACAGTTGTCAGCGATACAGTCGAGAACTTACTGCTGGCTACTAAATCAAAGGACAAAAATGAGGTTATTTATGACTTGCTGACACGCGGCGAGACATATCTGACAATTGTGTTTGCTAATACCAAGGAGCGTGTTCGTGAATTGGCCAAGTTTTTAGAAGCACAAGGATTAAAAGTAGCTGAAATCCGTGGCAATATTGAACCGCGTGAACGTCGTCGTGTTATGCGGCGAGTCAAAAATCAGGAATTTCAATATGTTGTTGCGACTGATTTAGCAGCTCGCGGCTTAGATATTCAAGGCGTCTCAGAAGTTATTAATGATGATATTCCAACCGATTTGGAATTTTTCATTCATCGTGTTGGGCGTACCGGTCGTAATGGTATGTCTGGAACTGCAATTACCTTGTATGGGCCAGACGAAGAGAGCAAAGTGGCTGAACTTGAAAAATTGGGAATTCATTTTCAAGCCAAGCAGCTGAAGAATCACGAACTTGTCGATGCCAAAGATCGGAATCGCCGTCACGTACGTCGTCTAACCCCCAAAAAGTTGGATCCTGAGATGATCGGATTGGTTAAGAAGAAAAAGGCGCACGTGAAGCCTGGTTATCGTCACCAAATTAAGGGCGCAATTAAATTTAAACAATTAAAAGATAAAAAAGTCAGTCAGCGCACAGCAGCACGTATTTCACGCAAAGAGCGCCGTTCTGAATCAAGATAA
- the rpsT gene encoding 30S ribosomal protein S20, whose protein sequence is MPIIESSIQRERLTKVERAVRIPQISAYRTAVKNFEKAVAAGADNLESLYSKTSAAIDKAESKSLIKKNKAARDKARLYKLLKSASSK, encoded by the coding sequence ATGCCAATTATTGAATCTTCAATTCAGCGCGAGCGCTTGACCAAAGTAGAACGTGCCGTCCGTATCCCACAAATCAGTGCTTATCGGACTGCCGTCAAAAACTTTGAAAAAGCCGTTGCTGCTGGTGCTGACAATCTGGAAAGTTTGTACAGCAAGACCAGTGCAGCAATCGACAAAGCTGAAAGCAAAAGCTTGATCAAAAAGAACAAAGCAGCTCGTGATAAGGCTCGCTTGTACAAATTGCTCAAGTCTGCTAGCAGTAAGTAA
- the rpsO gene encoding 30S ribosomal protein S15 codes for MALTQEAKNQIIKEYARSEGDTGSIEVQVAVLTADINELNNHMSANKHDFSSQRGLMKKIGHRRNLLRYLRTNDVARYRELISKLGLRR; via the coding sequence ATGGCTTTAACTCAAGAAGCAAAGAACCAGATCATTAAAGAATATGCCCGCAGCGAGGGTGATACCGGTTCTATAGAAGTTCAAGTGGCTGTTTTGACTGCTGACATTAACGAACTGAATAACCACATGAGCGCTAACAAGCACGATTTTTCTTCACAGCGTGGTCTCATGAAGAAAATCGGACATCGTCGTAATTTGCTGCGTTACTTGCGCACAAATGATGTCGCTCGTTATCGTGAACTTATTTCGAAGCTCGGACTTCGTCGTTAA
- a CDS encoding ribonuclease J, whose protein sequence is MVNTSLSIIPFGGVRENGKNMYAVTVNDEIYILDAGLKYPETDLLGVDVVVPDFNYLIDHADQVVGVFLTHGHADSIGALPYLLEALRVPVFGTEFTLALAKEQVAKRPSLSDFNDYNVITPDSVVEFGKTKVSFFSTTHSIPESVGIVLETEYGQVVYTGDFKFDNTAQVPYKTDYARLTQIGQRGVLALLADSNGVELPGESANESAIDEFVFQTFRENADRRIIVATVASNVQRIQEVINASFQTGRKIAISGNDLEQVVKTALDSKRLQLPTSYNKLFTNIKNLKSVEPNKLVILETGKMGEPVRDLWRMANGDDRYVSFNDKDLIFIATTPSVASESIMAKTRDMIFRRGANVISIKDHVHSSGHASQNDLQFMLNFMKPTYFFPVSGEYRVFSVADFLAQEVGIKKENIFLSMKGDQYKLNPETKQFKLEDSFEVDDTMIDGSGNTDVGNIVLRDRKMLSEDGVVIAAATIDRKKKKVVAAPRITTRGFIFVKTNRDLIHDSAKAMVDQIELYLANSEDFDWNDLKSGVKEALSKFFYEKTKRRPVVMPVVMEVNQNRRPNNKKKGDNASAKKEAAEDTKKPAGSKNRKPRQRVKSTPRSIRPKKETMEKINAQLAERKQLEENNV, encoded by the coding sequence ATGGTAAATACTAGTTTAAGTATCATTCCCTTCGGCGGTGTCCGTGAAAACGGAAAGAATATGTATGCCGTGACCGTGAATGACGAAATTTATATTTTGGATGCTGGATTAAAGTATCCTGAAACAGATCTTTTAGGGGTTGATGTTGTCGTCCCTGATTTTAATTATCTGATTGATCATGCTGATCAAGTTGTTGGTGTCTTTTTGACACATGGCCATGCTGATTCGATTGGTGCGCTGCCATACCTATTGGAAGCATTGCGTGTACCGGTCTTTGGTACGGAATTTACTTTAGCTTTGGCCAAAGAGCAGGTAGCAAAACGGCCTTCTTTGTCCGATTTTAATGATTATAATGTCATCACGCCAGATTCAGTTGTTGAATTTGGTAAGACAAAAGTGTCCTTTTTCAGCACAACACATTCAATTCCGGAGTCTGTCGGGATTGTCTTGGAGACTGAGTACGGCCAGGTTGTCTACACTGGCGACTTTAAGTTTGATAATACGGCACAAGTTCCTTATAAAACCGATTATGCCCGTTTGACACAAATCGGCCAGCGTGGCGTGCTGGCACTCTTAGCTGATAGCAATGGTGTTGAATTACCAGGCGAGTCTGCAAATGAGTCTGCCATCGACGAATTTGTTTTCCAGACATTTCGTGAAAATGCCGATCGCCGGATTATTGTTGCGACGGTTGCTTCTAATGTCCAGAGGATTCAAGAAGTGATCAATGCTTCTTTTCAGACAGGACGTAAAATCGCTATTTCTGGCAATGACTTAGAACAAGTTGTCAAGACAGCTTTGGATTCTAAACGTCTGCAGCTGCCAACCAGCTACAATAAATTGTTTACAAACATCAAGAATTTGAAGTCGGTTGAACCGAACAAATTAGTTATCTTAGAGACGGGGAAGATGGGTGAACCAGTTCGTGACCTGTGGCGGATGGCCAATGGTGATGATCGTTACGTTTCCTTTAACGACAAGGATCTGATCTTTATTGCGACGACACCGTCTGTTGCCAGCGAATCAATTATGGCCAAGACGCGCGATATGATTTTCCGTCGTGGTGCCAACGTGATTTCAATTAAGGATCATGTTCATTCATCTGGGCATGCTAGTCAAAACGATCTTCAGTTTATGCTGAACTTTATGAAGCCGACTTATTTCTTCCCAGTTTCCGGTGAATATCGTGTTTTCTCAGTTGCTGATTTTCTGGCTCAGGAAGTTGGTATCAAAAAAGAAAATATCTTCCTTTCAATGAAAGGGGATCAGTATAAATTAAATCCAGAGACCAAGCAGTTCAAGCTCGAGGATTCCTTTGAAGTCGACGACACGATGATTGATGGCTCTGGCAACACTGATGTCGGAAATATTGTCCTTCGTGATCGCAAGATGTTGTCTGAAGACGGCGTAGTCATTGCAGCCGCAACAATTGACCGTAAGAAGAAAAAGGTGGTTGCAGCGCCAAGAATTACGACTCGCGGCTTTATCTTTGTTAAGACTAATCGTGATTTGATTCATGATTCCGCTAAAGCAATGGTGGACCAGATCGAGTTGTATTTGGCCAACAGTGAAGACTTTGACTGGAACGATCTAAAATCAGGCGTTAAAGAAGCCCTATCTAAGTTCTTCTATGAAAAGACCAAGCGCCGTCCGGTTGTGATGCCTGTTGTGATGGAAGTTAATCAGAACCGTCGCCCTAACAATAAAAAGAAGGGCGATAACGCTAGTGCCAAAAAAGAAGCAGCCGAAGATACCAAGAAACCCGCTGGCAGCAAGAATCGCAAGCCGCGTCAACGTGTCAAGTCGACACCACGTTCCATTCGTCCTAAGAAGGAGACGATGGAGAAAATTAACGCACAATTAGCCGAAAGGAAACAATTAGAAGAAAATAATGTCTGA
- the rpmI gene encoding 50S ribosomal protein L35 — protein MPKMKTSRASAKRFKKTASGGFKSGQAFTSHRFHGKTKKQRRQLRGTAMMNRINVKRYAKVLSNL, from the coding sequence ATGCCAAAGATGAAGACTAGTCGCGCTTCAGCAAAGCGTTTTAAGAAAACTGCGTCAGGTGGTTTTAAAAGTGGACAAGCTTTTACTTCTCACCGTTTTCACGGTAAGACTAAGAAACAGCGTCGCCAATTGCGTGGCACTGCCATGATGAACAGAATTAACGTTAAGCGTTATGCAAAAGTTTTAAGTAACCTATAA
- a CDS encoding HeH/LEM domain-containing protein, with the protein MKAFLDASNIKYPASAKKADLLALVK; encoded by the coding sequence ATTAAAGCTTTTCTCGATGCAAGTAATATTAAATACCCAGCATCAGCAAAGAAAGCCGACTTATTAGCTTTAGTTAAGTAA
- a CDS encoding peptidylprolyl isomerase, translated as MRKFVWTAVVLLFLAGVAYLTLNTSKVLVTSRGGAVTEAQYMSSVTATPTGQQTFVGMVINNSLEHLYGNSVSSTEVNRAYQEQRAQYGSSWSAFLSQQGTTASQFRGQIRTQLLLVEAAKNYHKISASQLQKAYKNYTPRMNVSIITVANSKDADTVLKNLKAGHSFASQAKSHSTNTATASKGGRMPSFDSTSTALAPAIVSASAKLKVGTYTTSAVQTGSEYAIIRLNSKAKKQSLNSYRTILTNSLINSWVNNSNNTQKVQRVISRVLNRNDVQFKGRQYPALQNAIQQYLVNTSSNSSSSSSLPAPSGSSSKNSSSTSSSSSSESSSTSSSKK; from the coding sequence ATGCGTAAATTTGTTTGGACAGCTGTCGTGCTTTTATTTTTAGCCGGCGTTGCCTATCTTACTTTAAATACTTCAAAAGTCCTGGTCACCTCTCGAGGCGGTGCAGTGACAGAAGCTCAATATATGTCATCTGTAACTGCGACACCGACTGGCCAGCAGACCTTTGTCGGTATGGTCATCAACAATTCGCTGGAGCATCTCTATGGGAACTCAGTCTCCAGCACAGAAGTCAACCGGGCCTATCAAGAACAGAGAGCCCAATATGGAAGTTCCTGGTCCGCTTTCCTGTCACAACAAGGAACTACAGCCAGCCAATTCAGAGGACAAATTCGTACTCAACTGCTGCTGGTTGAAGCTGCCAAAAATTACCATAAAATCAGCGCTTCACAGCTCCAGAAAGCTTATAAGAATTACACGCCAAGAATGAACGTCTCTATCATCACAGTAGCCAATAGCAAAGATGCCGATACGGTCCTGAAAAACTTAAAAGCAGGTCACAGCTTTGCTTCACAGGCCAAAAGCCATTCGACTAACACCGCTACCGCATCCAAGGGTGGCAGAATGCCAAGCTTTGATTCAACTTCGACGGCACTTGCTCCTGCAATTGTCAGCGCTTCTGCAAAACTTAAAGTCGGTACCTATACGACTAGTGCAGTCCAGACTGGCTCCGAATATGCGATTATCCGTTTGAACTCAAAAGCAAAAAAACAGTCTTTAAACAGCTATCGCACTATTCTGACTAATTCACTGATTAATAGTTGGGTTAACAACAGCAACAACACTCAAAAAGTACAGCGAGTTATCAGCCGTGTCTTAAACAGAAACGATGTTCAATTCAAGGGAAGGCAATATCCAGCATTGCAAAATGCCATACAGCAATATCTGGTTAATACATCTAGCAATAGCAGTTCATCTAGCAGTTTGCCGGCTCCAAGCGGTTCGTCTTCGAAAAACAGCTCATCAACCTCTTCCAGCTCATCTTCTGAAAGTTCTAGTACTTCATCTAGTAAAAAATAA
- a CDS encoding HIT family protein, which yields MTDVFDKIIAGEIPSYKVYEDEDVLAFLDLAQSTPGHTLVVPKKHVDNIFDYDDELAAKVLGKLPKIARAIKAANPKIIGMNILSNNGAIAGQSVPHSHWHLIPRFEGDGLNRPKEVDNSGDYNDKKYQEIADAIRAQFK from the coding sequence ATGACAGATGTATTTGATAAAATCATTGCTGGTGAAATTCCCAGCTATAAAGTATATGAAGATGAGGATGTTTTAGCTTTTTTGGATCTAGCGCAATCGACACCAGGTCATACTTTGGTCGTGCCTAAAAAGCACGTTGACAACATTTTTGATTACGATGACGAATTGGCGGCCAAAGTTCTCGGCAAGCTGCCGAAGATTGCGCGTGCCATCAAGGCAGCCAATCCAAAAATTATTGGCATGAATATCCTTTCAAATAACGGCGCCATTGCTGGTCAATCGGTACCACATTCCCATTGGCACTTAATTCCGCGTTTTGAAGGGGACGGTTTGAACCGGCCAAAAGAAGTTGATAATTCCGGTGATTACAACGATAAAAAATATCAGGAAATTGCAGACGCTATTCGCGCCCAATTCAAATGA
- a CDS encoding ABC transporter ATP-binding protein, which translates to MTLEVSHLTGGYGQTNTIEDISFTVASGTLTALIGLNGSGKTTTINHLIGIMQPKAGQIIFDGIDSQKEPVRYQSALSYIPELPVVYEDLTLNEHVQTTISAYHLDEKKAESDAQRLFKIFRLEDKGNWFPIDFSKGMRQKVMIVMALLADTPLLVIDEPFIGLDPLAVADLIDLLKEKKAAGSTILMSTHVIAGAEEFVDQFLLLDQGKIHIRGHLKDIFQAFPKQKTIDGVYYQLAKEAEK; encoded by the coding sequence ATGACATTAGAAGTTTCCCATTTGACCGGTGGTTATGGTCAAACAAATACAATTGAAGATATTTCTTTCACGGTGGCATCTGGTACTCTGACGGCCTTAATTGGTTTGAATGGGTCTGGCAAGACGACGACGATCAATCATCTGATTGGTATTATGCAGCCCAAGGCGGGCCAAATTATTTTTGATGGTATTGATAGTCAAAAAGAACCCGTTCGCTATCAATCTGCTTTGTCCTATATTCCGGAATTACCGGTGGTCTATGAAGACCTGACACTCAACGAACACGTCCAAACAACAATTTCAGCCTATCATCTCGATGAGAAAAAAGCCGAAAGCGACGCCCAGCGTCTATTCAAGATTTTTCGCCTGGAGGATAAAGGGAACTGGTTTCCGATTGATTTTTCAAAGGGAATGCGCCAGAAAGTTATGATCGTGATGGCACTTTTGGCCGATACGCCGCTGCTGGTCATTGACGAACCTTTCATTGGCCTGGATCCATTGGCTGTTGCTGATTTGATTGATCTGCTAAAAGAAAAAAAAGCCGCTGGTAGCACAATCCTCATGAGCACACATGTTATCGCCGGTGCTGAAGAGTTTGTGGATCAATTTTTGTTATTGGATCAAGGGAAAATTCATATTCGTGGTCATTTGAAGGATATTTTTCAGGCCTTTCCCAAACAGAAGACAATCGACGGCGTTTACTATCAGTTAGCCAAAGAGGCTGAAAAATGA